A region from the Xiphias gladius isolate SHS-SW01 ecotype Sanya breed wild chromosome 20, ASM1685928v1, whole genome shotgun sequence genome encodes:
- the noc4l gene encoding nucleolar complex protein 4 homolog produces MAPAKKRNVSSAKTTEQSVKTAKIDLNSKVERILESRKNANDVFDILEFLQSEKEKDVTSAVNSCSKLFYTLLERKDLFMGKLPGEEEALSGGYGAEEKYRIFMRHRYSSCVEMLLEHLSHEAHGIKESALCCLMKFAAGEGQHPLEDLDWSEHYSFPRELIQAVVGRLLSRTTDNSLLISRFQEFLEMDDVRYYVMSSVRENVGKVMDKHKGAVVPIYQNNVFTLMSNIGMPSQESELANFMVKQEAKHEDWKAAKLNEHKRVFERMWLGFLKYRLPSSMYKKVLVILHDSILPHMSKPALMIDFLTAAYEVGGAISLLALNGLFVLIHQHNLDYPDFYKKLYNLLEPSIFHVKYRARFFHLANLFLSSSHLPVYLVAAFAKRLARLALTAPPAALLIVLPFIYNLIRRHPSCRILIHKPSTEDEPVEDPYLMDEEDPVQCRALESSLWEVKTLLRHYHPDVAKAAMLINTPLSEQEDDISEVLEITAYELMERDLKQTQTKSIPLEFETATQLLKGGGDVLGQHFCLNENK; encoded by the exons ATGGCGCCGGCCAAAAAACGCAACGTGAGTTCGGCAAAAACCACagaacaaagtgtaaaaacagctaAAATCGACCTCAACAGCAAAGTCGAGAGAATACTCGAGAGCAGAAAAAATGCCAACGACGTTTTTGACATACTCGAGTTCCTTCAG tcagaaaaagaaaaggatgtcACCAGTGCTGTCAACTCCTGCAGCAAATTGTTCTACACCTTGTTGGAGAGAAAAGACCTGTTTATGGGAAAGCTGCCCGGAGAGGAGGAGGCGTTGAGTG GAGGGTATGGTGCTGAGGAGAAGTACCGCATCTTCATGAGACACCGTTACAGCAGTTGTGTGGAGATGCTGCTTGAGCACCTCAGCCATGAAGCTCACGGCATCAAG GAGAGTGCGCTGTGCTGCCTGATGAAGTTTGCTGCAGGAGAAGGACAGCATCCTCTCGAGGACTTGGACTGGAGTGAACACTACAGCTTCCCGAGGGAACTCATCCAG GCAGTGGTTGGCAGACTGTTGTCCAGAACAACAGACAACTCCCTGCTGATCTCAAGGTTTCAGGAATTCCTTGAGATGGACGATGTACGCTATTATGTCATGAGCTCCGTCCGTGAGAATGTGGGCAAAGTTATGGACAAACACAAAGGG GCAGTGGTGCCCATATACCAGAACAATGTGTTCACCCTCATGTCCAACATCGGTATGCCAAGCCAGGAGTCAGAGCTCGCCAACTTTATGGTCAAACAGGAAG cCAAGCATGAGGACTGGAAAGCTGCTAAACTCAAt GAACACAAGCGTGTCTTTGAGAGGATGTGGCTCGGCTTTCTCAAGTATAGG TTGCCAAGCAGCATGTATAAAAAGGTCTTGGTGATCCTCCATGACTCCATTTTGCCCCACATGAGTAAACCCGCGCTGATGATTGACTTCTTGACTGCTGCCTATGAAGTTG GTGGGGCAATCAGCCTGCTGGCCCTCAATGGCCTCTTTGTCCTCATACATCAACACAACCT gGATTACCCTGATTTCTACAAGAAGTTGTATAATCTGCTTGAGCCTTCTATTTTCCACGTGAAGTACAGAGCACGCTTTTTCCACTTGGCCAACCTCTTCCTCAGCTCCAG TCACTTGCCAGTGTACCTAGTGGCAGCGTTCGCCAAACGCCTGGCTCGTTTGGCTCTTACAGCACCGCCTGCAGCCCTCCTCATAGTGCTGCCCTTCATCTACAACTTGATCCGTCGCCACCCGTCCTGCAGAATCCTTATTCACAAGCCCAGCACAGAGGATG AGCCTGTGGAAGACCCGTATCTAATGGATGAAGAGGACCCTGTTCAGTGCCGTGCCTTAGAGAGCAGCCTGTGGGAAGTTAAG ACATTACTGAGGCATTACCATCCAGATGTGGCCAAAGCTGCTATGTTGATCAACACACCCCTGTCAGAACAGGAAGATGACATCAGCGAGGTGCTGGAGATAACGGCATATGAG CTGATGGAGAGAGACCTGAAGCAGACCCAGACCAAGAGCATCCCTCTGGAGTTTGAAACTGCCACACAGTTACTAAAAGGAGGGGGAGATGTTTTAGGGCAGCACTTCTGtctgaatgaaaataaataa
- the pus1 gene encoding tRNA pseudouridine synthase A, which yields MFKSQPLLSALVNHTLTLKTNGGLYKFCCMMSERSKDEHAAKLMKRANEENEDSAERVQATKRIKAEGEHTEDEKKYPKKKVVLLLAYSGKGYYGMQRNPGTSQFRTIEDDLVAALVKSGCIPENHGDDMKKMSFQRCARTDKGVSAAGQVVSLKLRLIDDITEKINEHLPPQIRVLGLKRVTQGFNSKNNCDARTYSYMLPTVAFFPKDNDTRNIAAFRLEPETLQRVNHLFGLYKGTHNFHNFTSQKAPNDPSARRYITEMSCGEPFIRGNSEFAVITVRGQSFMLHQIRKMIGLVIAVIKGYVKEEVIERSWGQEKVDVPKAPGLGLVLERVHFDRYNKRFGGDGLHERLEWDSEEEAIKAFKEAHIYPTIVETECQEGSMVSWMATLPIHDFEATATETRDNKDQKQDNADERNDSD from the exons ATGTTTAAATCCCAACCACTGCTGAGTGCCTTAGTTAACCACACATTGACGTTAAAGACAAACG GTGGCCTTTACAAGTTTTGCTGCATGATGAGTGAAAGATCGAAAGATGAGCACGCGGCCAAGCTGATGAAAAGAGCCAATGAGGAAAATGAAGACTCTGCTGAGAGGGTGCAAGCTACAAAAAGGATAAAGGCAGAGGGGGAACATactgaggatgaaaagaaatACCCTAAAAAGAAAGTGGTCCTCCTCCTGGCATATTCTGGAAAGGGATACTATGGCATGCAG AGAAATCCTGGGACCTCTCAGTTCAGGACCATCGAAGATGACCTGGTTGCCGCACTTGTTAAATCTGGCTGCATTCCTGAAAACCATGGCGATGACATGAAGAAGATGTCTTTTCAAAGATGTGCCAGAACAGACAAG GGCGTGTCTGCTGCTGGCCAAGTGGTCTCTCTGAAGCTTCGGCTGATTGACGACATCACTGAAAAAATCAATGAGCATCTGCCACCGCAGATCAGGGTGCTCG GTCTCAAACGGGTGACCCAGGGTTTCAATTCCAAAAACAACTGTGATGCTCGTACATACTCCTATATGCTTCCAACAGTGGCCTTTTTCCCGAAAGACAATGATACCAGGAATATAGCAGCCTTTCGCTTGGAACCAGAGACACTACAGAGGGTGAACCATCTGTTTGGTCTCTACAAAGGCACTcataactttcacaacttcacCTCCCAGAAGGCTCCAAATGACCCCAGTGCCCGTCGCTACATCACAGAGATGTCCTGTGGAGAGCCTTTTATCCGCGGCAATTCTGAGTTTGCAGTGATCACTGTGCGAGGCCAGAGCTTTATGCTGCACCAAATCCGCAAGATGATCGGCCTGGTGATTGCGGTGATAAAGGGTTACGTGAAGGAGGAAGTGATAGAGCGGAGCTGGGGACAGGAGAAGGTGGATGTGCCAAAAGCTCCAGGACTGGGCCTGGTCCTGGAAAGGGTTCACTTTGACCGTTACAACAAACGATTTGGAGGGGATGGGCTGCATGAGCGCCTGGAATGGGACAGCGAGGAAGAGGCAATCAAGGCCTTTAAGGAGGCTCACATCTATCCCACCATTGTTGAGACAGAGTGTCAGGAGGGCTCCATGGTCAGCTGGATGGCCACACTTCCTATCCATGACTTTGAAGCCACAGCTACCGAAACACGAGATAATAAGGACCAGAAACAG gACAATGCAGATGAAAGAAATGACTCAGATTAG